A genomic stretch from Microbacterium proteolyticum includes:
- a CDS encoding aspartate aminotransferase family protein, protein MATPSTTTRNAEISERDRRSVFHSWSAQAALAPLPLAGGSGVEVWDADGRRYLDFSSMLVNVNIGHQHPRVVAAIQEQAAQLTTVAPAHASETRAHAAELILKRAPEGFRKVFFTNGGADANENAIRMARLATGRDKVVSHYRSYHGNTGAAIVATGDWRRMPNEYSRAHVHVFGPYLYRSEFWAETPEQECERALRHLERTVQAEGPDTIAAFLFETIPGTAGILVPPPGYLAGVRAIADRYGILLILDEVMAGFARTGEWFAFDAFDVRPDLITFAKGVNSGYVPVGGVIISDAIASVFDDRVFPGGLTYSGHPLAAASIVAAQEAMADEGVIENARRIGAEVIGPRLHALAEESPLVGEVRGSGVFWAVELVADPTTREPLAAARVGAIKAAMLERGVLGFTADNRVHVVPPAVIGDADAHRGLDVLADVLRAEAGRG, encoded by the coding sequence ATGGCGACTCCTTCGACGACCACCCGCAATGCCGAGATCAGCGAGCGCGACCGCCGGAGCGTCTTCCACTCGTGGTCCGCGCAGGCGGCGCTCGCCCCGCTGCCCCTGGCCGGAGGGTCGGGCGTGGAGGTGTGGGACGCCGACGGGCGGCGCTACCTCGACTTCTCGAGCATGCTGGTCAACGTCAACATCGGGCATCAGCATCCCCGCGTGGTCGCGGCGATCCAGGAGCAAGCCGCCCAGCTGACCACCGTCGCGCCCGCCCACGCGAGTGAGACCCGGGCCCACGCCGCCGAGCTGATCCTGAAGCGCGCCCCGGAGGGCTTCCGCAAGGTCTTCTTCACGAACGGCGGCGCGGATGCCAACGAGAACGCCATCCGCATGGCCCGCCTGGCCACCGGGCGCGACAAGGTCGTCTCCCACTACCGCTCGTACCACGGCAACACGGGCGCAGCCATCGTCGCCACCGGCGACTGGCGACGGATGCCGAACGAGTACTCGCGCGCTCACGTGCACGTCTTCGGCCCCTACCTGTACCGCTCCGAGTTCTGGGCCGAGACCCCGGAGCAGGAGTGCGAGCGGGCGCTGCGTCACCTCGAGCGCACCGTGCAGGCCGAGGGCCCCGACACCATCGCGGCGTTCCTGTTCGAGACCATCCCCGGCACCGCCGGCATCCTGGTCCCGCCGCCCGGCTACCTCGCCGGCGTCCGCGCCATCGCCGACCGCTACGGCATCCTGCTCATCCTCGACGAGGTCATGGCGGGCTTCGCGCGCACGGGCGAGTGGTTCGCGTTCGATGCCTTCGATGTGCGTCCCGACCTCATCACCTTCGCCAAGGGTGTGAACTCCGGCTACGTGCCCGTCGGCGGCGTCATCATCTCGGATGCCATCGCCTCGGTGTTCGACGACCGCGTCTTCCCGGGTGGCCTGACGTACTCGGGCCACCCGCTCGCCGCGGCCTCGATCGTCGCCGCGCAGGAGGCGATGGCCGACGAGGGTGTCATCGAGAACGCCCGCCGCATCGGCGCCGAGGTCATCGGCCCCCGCCTGCACGCGTTGGCCGAGGAGTCGCCGCTCGTCGGCGAGGTGCGCGGCAGCGGCGTGTTCTGGGCCGTCGAGCTCGTCGCCGATCCCACCACCCGCGAGCCGCTCGCCGCCGCCCGCGTCGGCGCGATCAAGGCCGCGATGCTCGAGCGCGGCGTCCTCGGCTTCACCGCCGACAACCGCGTGCACGTCGTGCCGCCCGCCGTGATCGGCGACGCCGACGCGCACCGCGGTCTCGACGTGCTCGCCGACGTGCTGCGCGCGGAGGCCGGCCGGGGCTGA
- a CDS encoding PucR family transcriptional regulator, with protein sequence MPASLRGLLEADAFDLRPLTPITDDALDRPISWVHSSDMLDPTPWLERGNLLLTNGAQFASDPDAAEVAAYCRRLRELGAAGLGFAVDIIHPEVPAAVVAACVREGLPIIQIAGPVPFIGIIRLVADLIAAERAARFSWLLDAQRSVARAAVRDDGLREILRTLSRLLGTWVELYDAAGARIALPGLDPVPPALEAAVGREVRMLLQRRTAASLLIPPPDGALLQTIGQSSRLRGVLAVGAREPLDPAGKDLVATVVALASVALEQQRQLQGALRGVRESVVELLMSEQAGAARKVADIALGGLPAGSTHVAVAPGAADAAGLLDELDIVAATPEHLFHARHGADVVVIYGDGDEAREGVAALVERRGLRVGSSPHAPGESFATAVRQAAYASRSAVPGRVNAWDALPGRVLVGALREGGGELLAQSLLRPLDALASDERRRLRDSARAWIEANGAWDPAARALGIHRHTLKARIAQLERVIELDLSTFAGRAELWAALELHTPSA encoded by the coding sequence ATGCCGGCATCCCTCCGCGGACTCCTCGAGGCCGACGCGTTCGACCTGCGCCCGCTCACGCCGATCACCGACGACGCACTCGACCGCCCGATCTCGTGGGTGCACAGCTCCGACATGCTCGACCCCACCCCGTGGCTCGAGCGGGGCAACCTGCTGCTCACGAATGGCGCGCAGTTCGCGTCGGATCCGGATGCCGCGGAGGTCGCGGCCTATTGCCGGCGGCTGCGCGAACTGGGGGCTGCCGGGCTGGGCTTCGCGGTCGACATCATCCATCCGGAGGTCCCCGCCGCGGTCGTCGCGGCGTGCGTGCGCGAGGGGCTGCCGATCATCCAGATCGCCGGGCCCGTACCGTTCATCGGCATCATCCGGCTGGTGGCGGACCTCATCGCGGCCGAGCGGGCCGCGCGCTTCTCGTGGCTGCTCGACGCGCAGCGGTCGGTCGCGCGCGCCGCGGTGCGCGACGACGGGCTGCGCGAGATCCTCCGCACGCTCTCCCGGCTGCTCGGCACCTGGGTGGAGCTCTACGACGCGGCGGGGGCGCGCATCGCGCTGCCCGGCCTCGATCCCGTTCCACCGGCGCTCGAAGCCGCCGTGGGTCGGGAGGTGCGGATGCTGCTGCAACGACGCACGGCCGCGAGCCTGCTGATCCCCCCGCCCGACGGCGCGCTGCTGCAGACGATCGGGCAGAGCTCGCGGCTTCGCGGGGTGCTCGCCGTGGGGGCCCGCGAACCCCTCGATCCGGCCGGGAAGGACCTGGTCGCAACGGTGGTGGCGCTGGCCAGCGTGGCGCTGGAGCAGCAGCGGCAGCTGCAGGGCGCACTTCGCGGCGTTCGCGAGAGCGTCGTCGAGCTGCTGATGAGCGAGCAGGCCGGTGCCGCCCGGAAGGTCGCCGACATCGCGCTCGGCGGACTGCCGGCGGGTTCGACGCACGTCGCGGTGGCACCGGGGGCGGCGGATGCGGCCGGTCTTCTCGACGAGCTCGACATCGTCGCGGCGACGCCCGAACACCTGTTCCACGCCCGACACGGCGCCGACGTCGTCGTGATCTACGGCGACGGCGACGAGGCGCGGGAGGGGGTGGCGGCGCTCGTCGAACGGCGCGGTCTGCGCGTCGGCTCGTCGCCGCACGCCCCCGGCGAGTCCTTCGCGACGGCCGTTCGCCAGGCCGCGTATGCGTCGCGCTCCGCGGTGCCGGGGCGCGTGAACGCGTGGGACGCCCTGCCCGGGCGCGTCCTGGTCGGAGCGCTGCGCGAGGGCGGCGGTGAGCTGCTCGCGCAGAGCCTGCTGCGACCGCTCGACGCGTTGGCAAGCGACGAACGCCGACGGCTGCGCGACTCCGCACGCGCGTGGATCGAGGCGAACGGCGCCTGGGATCCGGCCGCGCGGGCGCTCGGCATCCATCGCCACACGCTGAAGGCGCGGATCGCGCAGCTCGAACGCGTCATCGAGCTCGATCTGTCGACGTTCGCCGGTCGCGCCGAGCTCTGGGCCGCGCTGGAGCTGCACACGCCGAGCGCGTGA
- a CDS encoding glycosyltransferase family protein → MVYRIALSSHDSVGLGHVRRNLAISHALTRMLPDLLGQEVTGVLVTGQASATAFPAPAGWDWVVVPSVSVDESGYRSRHLATDIERVTAMRAGAVTGVLRAFAPDLFIVDRHPFGVHGELRDALRELRAVHPSCATVLGLRDVLDRPAAARAEFRALGGARAVREHFDAVWVYGDPGVHDLRTSGETPPGLAPLISYTGYLAHGRPTGPPPAADGPFVLTTVGGGSDGVEVAVAAAAATVPHGHRHLVVTGPQMSPADRDRVRRAATDPSVEVVESVPHLPALLERAAAVVTMGGYNTVCEVLHTSTPALVVPRCGRRDEQRIRARALEQKGVIETVDADRLDDRAVTEFFRRTHLTRCPREGVQLDGIAETAALAAQLIAPSTRGVTAHAV, encoded by the coding sequence GTGGTCTACCGGATCGCCCTGTCATCGCACGACTCCGTCGGGCTCGGACACGTACGACGCAACCTCGCCATCTCGCACGCCCTCACCCGGATGCTGCCCGACCTCCTCGGGCAGGAGGTCACCGGGGTGCTCGTCACCGGCCAGGCCTCGGCGACCGCCTTCCCCGCGCCCGCCGGGTGGGACTGGGTCGTCGTGCCCAGCGTCTCGGTCGACGAGAGCGGGTACCGCTCGCGCCACCTCGCGACGGACATCGAGCGGGTCACCGCCATGCGCGCCGGCGCCGTCACCGGCGTGCTGCGCGCCTTCGCGCCCGACCTGTTCATCGTCGACCGCCACCCGTTCGGCGTGCACGGCGAGCTGCGCGATGCGCTGCGGGAGCTGCGGGCCGTCCATCCGTCGTGCGCGACGGTCCTGGGCCTGCGCGATGTCCTCGACCGTCCCGCCGCCGCTCGCGCGGAGTTCCGTGCCCTCGGCGGGGCCCGCGCCGTCCGCGAGCACTTCGACGCGGTGTGGGTCTACGGCGACCCGGGGGTGCACGACCTGCGCACCAGCGGCGAGACACCGCCCGGTCTCGCACCGCTCATCAGCTACACGGGCTACCTCGCGCACGGCCGGCCCACCGGGCCGCCCCCCGCAGCCGACGGCCCCTTCGTGCTCACCACGGTCGGGGGCGGCTCCGACGGCGTCGAGGTCGCCGTCGCGGCGGCCGCCGCGACCGTCCCGCACGGGCATCGTCATCTGGTCGTGACCGGCCCCCAGATGTCACCGGCCGATCGCGACCGCGTCCGCCGCGCCGCGACCGACCCCTCGGTGGAGGTCGTCGAGAGCGTGCCCCACCTGCCGGCCCTGCTCGAGCGCGCGGCGGCGGTCGTGACGATGGGCGGGTACAACACGGTCTGCGAGGTGCTCCACACCTCCACGCCCGCCCTGGTCGTACCCCGTTGCGGACGCCGCGACGAGCAACGCATCCGCGCCCGCGCCCTCGAGCAGAAGGGCGTCATCGAGACCGTGGACGCCGACCGCCTCGACGATCGGGCCGTCACCGAGTTCTTCCGCCGTACCCACCTGACCCGCTGCCCGCGCGAGGGCGTCCAGCTCGACGGCATCGCCGAGACCGCGGCGCTCGCGGCGCAGCTGATCGCCCCGTCGACCCGAGGAGTCACCGCTCATGCCGTCTGA
- a CDS encoding glycosyltransferase: MPSDTSPLIGYVLKMYPRFSETFIVTEIIAREALGERLEIFALRPNDDTRFHAELARVQAPVRAVPVPRRLSSAWDGLRRAQTDARLTAAVARHLPELLSADADDALQAVEVARQALDRGVTHLHAHFASTATTVTRLAALLAGIPYSFTAHAKDIFHADVDPRDLERKLRDAAFAVTVSDFNLEHLRHRFPSSGSIERVYNGLDLARFPFVARRPRQGPLRLLAVGRLVEKKGFSLLIDAVERLRDEGRDATLDIVGDGELAPQLRAQAAGSPAIRFLGPLPQGEVSAHLRQADVFVAPCLVAADGNADGLPTVLLEAMASGVPCVSTAVTGIPEIIQDGRTGILCVPGDGDSLLAGLRRVARTDYPVEATTRRARGLIERDFDATRQAARLAALTAAVAADDRKRVA; the protein is encoded by the coding sequence ATGCCGTCTGACACGTCCCCGCTCATCGGATACGTCCTGAAGATGTACCCGCGCTTCTCCGAGACGTTCATCGTCACCGAGATCATCGCCCGTGAGGCGCTCGGCGAACGGCTGGAGATCTTCGCCCTGCGCCCCAACGACGACACGCGCTTCCACGCGGAGCTGGCGCGGGTGCAGGCCCCCGTCCGCGCCGTCCCCGTGCCGCGGCGACTGTCGTCGGCCTGGGACGGCCTTCGACGCGCGCAGACAGACGCCCGTCTGACCGCCGCCGTCGCCCGCCATCTGCCGGAGCTCCTGTCCGCCGACGCCGACGACGCACTCCAGGCGGTCGAGGTCGCCCGGCAGGCCCTCGACCGCGGAGTGACGCACCTGCACGCGCATTTCGCCTCGACGGCGACGACGGTGACGCGGCTGGCGGCGCTGCTCGCCGGCATCCCCTATTCCTTCACCGCGCACGCCAAAGACATCTTCCACGCCGACGTCGACCCCCGGGACCTCGAGCGCAAGCTCCGGGATGCCGCGTTCGCGGTGACCGTGAGCGACTTCAACCTCGAGCACCTCCGGCACCGCTTCCCTTCGTCGGGGTCGATCGAGCGCGTCTACAACGGTCTGGACCTCGCCCGGTTCCCCTTCGTCGCCCGCCGACCGCGTCAGGGGCCGCTGCGGCTGCTCGCCGTGGGGCGGCTCGTGGAGAAGAAGGGGTTCTCTCTCCTCATCGACGCGGTCGAGCGCCTGCGCGACGAGGGCCGGGATGCCACGCTCGACATCGTCGGCGACGGGGAGCTCGCCCCGCAGCTGAGGGCGCAGGCGGCGGGGTCCCCGGCGATCCGCTTCCTCGGTCCCCTCCCGCAGGGCGAGGTCTCGGCGCATCTACGCCAAGCCGACGTCTTCGTCGCGCCCTGCCTGGTCGCGGCCGACGGCAACGCCGACGGGCTGCCCACCGTGCTTCTCGAGGCGATGGCCAGCGGGGTCCCGTGCGTCTCGACGGCGGTCACGGGAATCCCCGAGATCATCCAGGACGGCCGGACCGGCATCCTCTGCGTCCCCGGCGACGGAGATTCACTCCTCGCGGGTCTCCGGCGCGTCGCTCGGACGGACTACCCCGTCGAGGCGACCACCCGCCGCGCCCGCGGGCTCATCGAGCGGGACTTCGACGCGACCCGGCAGGCCGCGCGCCTCGCCGCACTCACCGCGGCCGTCGCCGCCGACGACCGGAAGCGGGTGGCGTGA
- a CDS encoding ABC transporter ATP-binding protein, whose protein sequence is MKSARTPAPRALRRSLAIVRPHLRGKASLIVLGMVALLADVVFRVLEPWPLKFVVDSVSVSLGASTGAAAGIPQASLGLLVACAALLLGLIVLRAVSAYASTVAFALVGSRVATELRARVFAHVQSLSARYHSTASSGDVVQRLVSDIGRLQEVAVTAGLPLVGNILTLVVLVVVMSFMDPLLTLVVVAAAALYAVSSRRSSQRITAASRTTRKGEGALADTASEALGAIRVVQAYGLENRLAGAFASGNDRALTQGVRARRLAAGLERRTDVIVGLATAAVLIGGGWQVLSGSMTPGDLVVFVAYLKLAMRPLKDLAKYTGRIARAAASGERVADLLAEPVEIADGPHAADLPRLRGEVAFEAVQVDDGRGETVLRDLTLHIPAGQHVCLLGPSGAGKSTLAGLLVRTADPRAGRVRLDGIDISRATVASVRSSVSLLLQESVLFATSVRENIRYGRLSATDAEVEDAARRAFAHDFVCALPEGYDTVLGARGGTLSGGQRQRIAIARALLRDSPVVVLDEATTGLDPHARTLVAESLRELTRGRTTVSITHDVTQALSADRVVWLEGGRIVEDGAPHDLLAGHGSRLNAWVRHAEDERAAHAGAGSQT, encoded by the coding sequence GTGAAGAGCGCCAGGACCCCCGCCCCGCGGGCGCTGCGACGCAGCCTCGCGATCGTGCGCCCGCACCTGCGCGGCAAAGCATCGCTCATCGTCCTCGGGATGGTCGCGCTGCTCGCCGACGTGGTGTTCCGCGTCCTCGAGCCGTGGCCGCTGAAGTTCGTCGTCGACTCCGTCTCGGTGAGCCTGGGCGCATCGACCGGCGCCGCCGCCGGGATCCCCCAGGCCTCACTGGGGCTGCTCGTGGCCTGCGCCGCGCTGCTGCTGGGACTCATCGTCCTGCGCGCGGTCTCCGCGTACGCGAGCACCGTCGCCTTCGCCCTCGTCGGCTCCCGGGTCGCCACCGAACTGCGCGCCCGGGTCTTCGCCCACGTGCAGTCGCTCTCGGCCCGCTACCACTCCACGGCGTCGTCGGGCGATGTCGTGCAACGCCTCGTGAGCGACATCGGGCGGCTCCAGGAGGTGGCGGTCACCGCGGGTCTCCCCCTCGTGGGCAACATCCTCACCCTCGTCGTGCTGGTCGTGGTGATGTCGTTCATGGATCCCCTGCTGACCCTGGTCGTCGTCGCCGCAGCCGCGCTGTACGCGGTGTCGTCCAGGCGCAGTTCGCAGCGCATCACCGCGGCGTCCCGCACGACGCGCAAGGGCGAGGGCGCGCTCGCCGACACCGCATCGGAAGCACTCGGCGCCATCCGCGTCGTGCAGGCATACGGCCTGGAGAACCGGCTGGCGGGTGCGTTCGCCTCGGGCAACGACCGTGCGCTGACGCAGGGCGTTCGCGCGCGGCGCCTCGCAGCCGGTCTCGAGCGCCGGACCGACGTCATCGTCGGTCTCGCCACGGCGGCCGTGCTGATCGGCGGCGGGTGGCAGGTGCTGTCGGGCAGCATGACCCCCGGCGACCTCGTGGTCTTCGTGGCCTACCTCAAGCTCGCGATGCGACCGTTGAAAGACCTGGCGAAGTACACCGGCCGCATCGCACGGGCGGCGGCCTCGGGAGAACGCGTCGCCGACCTGCTGGCCGAGCCGGTGGAGATCGCCGACGGCCCGCACGCGGCCGACCTCCCGCGGCTGCGCGGCGAGGTCGCCTTCGAGGCGGTGCAGGTCGACGACGGGCGCGGCGAGACGGTGCTGCGGGATCTGACCCTGCACATCCCGGCCGGTCAGCACGTCTGTCTGCTGGGTCCGTCAGGCGCGGGCAAGTCCACTCTGGCCGGCCTGCTCGTGCGCACCGCGGACCCCCGCGCCGGTCGGGTCCGGCTGGACGGGATCGACATCTCCCGCGCCACGGTGGCGAGCGTCCGCTCCTCGGTGTCGCTGCTGCTGCAGGAGTCCGTGCTGTTCGCCACGTCCGTGCGCGAGAACATCCGCTACGGACGCCTGAGCGCCACGGACGCCGAGGTGGAGGACGCCGCGCGACGGGCCTTCGCGCACGACTTCGTCTGCGCGCTGCCCGAGGGCTACGACACGGTGCTCGGGGCACGAGGCGGCACGCTCTCCGGCGGCCAGCGCCAGCGGATCGCCATCGCGCGCGCCCTGCTGCGCGACAGCCCGGTGGTCGTCCTCGACGAAGCGACCACGGGGCTGGATCCGCATGCCCGCACTCTGGTCGCCGAGTCGTTGCGCGAACTGACGAGGGGGCGCACGACCGTGTCGATCACGCACGACGTCACGCAGGCGCTCTCGGCCGATCGGGTGGTCTGGCTGGAGGGTGGACGCATCGTCGAGGACGGCGCACCGCACGATCTCCTCGCCGGCCACGGCTCGCGGCTGAACGCCTGGGTGCGTCACGCCGAGGACGAACGAGCAGCGCACGCCGGAGCGGGGTCGCAGACGTGA
- a CDS encoding phosphotransferase family protein: MDDIAARDTDLPGAATLLDPVSLAHILGAPVQVRHLRYKPGTSVLTAFTTPAGAFWAGAWAGPDKPESALGRSAEVRPLPGVPWAVFGPARSDRVLARAVIDAQRREPAWADAVIVRHNPGRRLVVRLGGEYAKTAPGRAPAALRRARRLAEAGLPTLLPRLVAADHTWATPSWGIGDLATTISPAHAQAAGRALARMHALPVDGADDADDPGARAGNAARAIASVLPSAARRAVGLARHLPPRRQRAVVHGDFSADQVLLGADGEIRLIDLDRMGAGEPALDLAGFAVEEFLRTGDISITNELVTAYRAAGGPVTDEEWRAWTPLCALTRAIEPFRRCEPGWWSTVAERLERAEDLR; this comes from the coding sequence GTGGACGACATCGCCGCCCGCGACACCGACCTGCCCGGAGCCGCGACGCTGCTCGACCCGGTGTCGCTCGCCCACATCCTCGGCGCCCCCGTGCAGGTGCGACACCTGCGCTACAAGCCGGGCACGAGCGTGCTGACCGCCTTCACCACTCCGGCGGGAGCGTTCTGGGCCGGCGCGTGGGCAGGGCCCGACAAGCCGGAGTCGGCGCTCGGTCGGAGCGCGGAGGTCCGGCCACTGCCCGGCGTCCCCTGGGCCGTATTCGGGCCTGCTCGCAGCGACCGTGTGCTCGCCCGGGCCGTGATCGACGCGCAGCGGCGCGAGCCCGCATGGGCGGATGCCGTGATCGTGCGCCACAATCCCGGCCGGCGCCTCGTCGTGCGCCTCGGCGGCGAGTACGCCAAGACAGCTCCCGGCCGCGCGCCCGCGGCGCTGCGGCGAGCGCGGCGGCTCGCGGAAGCGGGGCTCCCCACCCTCCTCCCCCGCCTGGTGGCGGCCGACCACACCTGGGCGACGCCCTCATGGGGCATCGGCGACCTCGCCACGACGATCTCTCCCGCACACGCGCAGGCCGCCGGGAGGGCTCTCGCCCGGATGCACGCCCTCCCCGTCGACGGCGCCGACGACGCCGACGACCCCGGCGCGCGGGCGGGCAACGCCGCGCGCGCGATCGCGAGCGTCCTCCCGTCCGCGGCGCGGAGAGCCGTCGGTCTGGCCCGGCACCTGCCTCCCCGGCGTCAACGCGCCGTCGTGCACGGCGACTTCAGCGCCGACCAGGTGCTGCTCGGCGCGGACGGCGAGATCCGGCTGATCGACCTCGACCGGATGGGTGCGGGCGAACCCGCCCTCGACCTGGCCGGATTCGCCGTCGAGGAGTTCCTGCGCACCGGAGACATCTCGATCACGAACGAGCTCGTCACCGCCTACCGTGCGGCCGGAGGCCCCGTGACCGACGAGGAGTGGCGCGCCTGGACCCCGCTGTGCGCGCTCACACGGGCGATCGAGCCGTTCCGCCGCTGCGAGCCGGGCTGGTGGTCGACGGTGGCGGAGCGGCTCGAGCGTGCGGAGGACCTGCGGTGA
- a CDS encoding glycosyltransferase family 4 protein: MRVAYLVADPGVPVFGTKGASVHVQEIVRAFRSRGDEVTVYASRRGDRVPADLTGVRLIERRVTGADTAQRERGIQDAAQHLSDAILADGCDLVYERFSLFSAGGARVSETLGVPGVLEVNAPLVQEQRRHRELVDEAAAVAIAERALTSADVVACVSEPVAAWARAQGARHPLVAPNGVDTDRIRPPFRRRAADAAPTVGFVGTLKPWHGVDVLVDAVAELTRRGRRARLLVVGDGPERAGLERRAGALGVETEFTGAVAPEQIPDMLARMDIGAAPYRAHDDYFSPLKVYEYLAAGVPVVGSEVGQVPALVRHGRTGLITRPGDVDSLADALQTLIDDPAMHRRLADQARQQAVSEHGWSGVLAGILGALHPAVTS, from the coding sequence ATGCGCGTGGCCTATCTGGTGGCGGACCCCGGGGTGCCCGTGTTCGGCACCAAGGGCGCGAGCGTCCACGTGCAGGAGATCGTCCGGGCCTTCCGGTCTCGTGGCGACGAGGTGACGGTGTACGCCAGCCGACGGGGCGACCGCGTGCCGGCCGACCTCACCGGCGTGCGCCTCATCGAGCGGCGTGTGACGGGAGCGGACACGGCGCAGCGGGAACGCGGCATCCAGGATGCCGCGCAGCACCTGAGCGACGCGATCCTCGCCGACGGATGCGACCTGGTGTACGAGCGGTTCTCGCTGTTCTCGGCGGGCGGCGCCCGGGTGTCCGAGACCCTGGGCGTGCCCGGCGTGCTCGAGGTCAACGCGCCCCTGGTGCAGGAGCAGCGCCGACACCGCGAGCTGGTCGACGAGGCCGCCGCGGTGGCGATCGCCGAGCGGGCGCTCACCTCGGCCGACGTGGTCGCGTGCGTCTCCGAGCCGGTCGCCGCGTGGGCGCGGGCGCAGGGCGCGCGGCATCCGCTGGTCGCTCCCAACGGCGTCGACACCGACCGCATCCGTCCCCCGTTCAGGCGCCGGGCGGCGGACGCCGCGCCCACCGTCGGCTTCGTCGGGACCCTCAAGCCCTGGCACGGAGTGGACGTCCTCGTGGATGCCGTCGCCGAGCTCACCCGCCGCGGACGCCGCGCACGACTGCTCGTCGTGGGTGACGGCCCCGAGCGCGCCGGCCTCGAACGGCGCGCCGGCGCCCTCGGCGTGGAGACCGAGTTCACCGGGGCGGTGGCGCCCGAGCAGATTCCCGACATGCTCGCGCGGATGGACATCGGCGCCGCGCCCTACCGCGCGCACGACGACTACTTCTCGCCCCTCAAGGTCTACGAATATCTGGCGGCGGGCGTGCCCGTCGTCGGGAGCGAGGTCGGGCAAGTGCCCGCGCTCGTCCGGCACGGTCGCACCGGACTGATCACCCGCCCGGGCGACGTCGATTCCCTCGCCGATGCGCTGCAGACGCTGATCGACGACCCCGCGATGCATCGGCGCCTGGCCGATCAGGCGCGCCAGCAGGCCGTGTCCGAGCACGGGTGGAGTGGGGTGCTCGCGGGGATCCTCGGGGCGCTCCACCCGGCGGTGACCTCGTGA
- a CDS encoding CoA-acylating methylmalonate-semialdehyde dehydrogenase: MTDNDLPVIAHWFDGAPAGSAGGRTAPVYNPATGAVQAHVALADEADIAAALASAQRGFDVWSGFSIAKRQSVLFAFRELLNARKTELAAILTAEHGKVLSDAMGEIARGQEVVELATGFPHLIKGAYSENASTGVDVYSLKQPLGIVGVISPFNFPAMVPMWFFPIALAAGNAVILKPSEKDPSASLWLAQLWKEAGLPDGAYTVLQGDKVAVDGLLHSPEVQSISFVGSTPIAQYIYETAAKNGKRVQALGGAKNHMLVLPDADLDLVADSAVNAGFGAAGERCMAVSVVLAVEPVADELVAKVTERIAKLRIGNGAADVEPDMGPLISGQHRDKVSSYVDIAEADGARVVVDGRGYTVDGHEDGFFFGPTLLDAVPTSSRAYTEEIFGPVLSVVRVASYDEGLALINSGEFGNGTAIFTNDGGAARRFQNEVQVGMIGINVPIPVPVAYHSFGGWKKSLFGDAKAYGVHGFDFFTREKAVTSRWLDPATHGGINLGFPQNS; this comes from the coding sequence ATGACCGACAACGACCTCCCCGTCATCGCGCATTGGTTCGACGGCGCCCCCGCCGGTTCCGCAGGCGGGCGCACCGCACCCGTCTACAACCCGGCGACCGGCGCGGTGCAGGCGCACGTCGCCCTCGCCGACGAGGCCGACATCGCCGCCGCCCTCGCGTCGGCCCAGCGCGGCTTCGACGTCTGGAGCGGCTTCTCGATCGCGAAGCGCCAGAGCGTGCTGTTCGCCTTCCGCGAGCTGCTGAACGCGCGCAAGACCGAGCTCGCCGCGATCCTCACCGCCGAGCACGGCAAAGTGCTCTCCGACGCGATGGGCGAGATCGCCCGCGGCCAGGAGGTCGTGGAGCTCGCCACCGGGTTCCCGCACCTGATCAAGGGCGCCTACAGCGAGAACGCCTCCACCGGCGTCGACGTCTATTCGCTGAAGCAGCCCCTCGGCATCGTCGGGGTCATCAGCCCCTTCAACTTCCCCGCGATGGTGCCGATGTGGTTCTTCCCCATCGCCCTCGCCGCGGGCAACGCCGTCATCCTCAAGCCCAGCGAGAAGGACCCCTCGGCATCCCTGTGGCTCGCGCAGCTGTGGAAGGAGGCCGGGCTCCCCGACGGCGCCTACACGGTGCTGCAGGGCGACAAGGTCGCGGTCGACGGGCTGCTGCACTCCCCCGAGGTGCAGTCGATCTCGTTCGTGGGGTCGACCCCCATCGCCCAGTACATCTACGAGACCGCGGCGAAGAACGGCAAGCGCGTGCAAGCGCTGGGCGGCGCGAAGAACCACATGCTCGTGCTCCCGGATGCCGACCTCGACCTCGTCGCCGACTCGGCCGTCAACGCCGGGTTCGGCGCCGCCGGCGAGCGCTGCATGGCCGTGTCGGTGGTCCTAGCCGTCGAACCCGTCGCGGACGAGCTGGTCGCCAAGGTCACGGAGCGCATCGCCAAGCTCCGCATCGGCAACGGCGCCGCCGACGTCGAACCCGACATGGGTCCGCTGATCAGCGGACAGCACCGCGACAAGGTCTCGTCCTACGTCGACATCGCCGAAGCCGACGGCGCTCGCGTCGTCGTGGACGGCCGCGGCTACACCGTCGACGGCCACGAGGACGGGTTCTTCTTCGGCCCCACGCTTTTGGACGCCGTGCCCACGTCATCCCGCGCCTACACCGAGGAGATCTTCGGCCCGGTGCTCTCGGTGGTGCGGGTGGCCTCGTACGACGAGGGCCTCGCCCTGATCAACAGCGGCGAGTTCGGCAACGGCACCGCGATCTTCACCAACGACGGCGGCGCCGCCCGCCGCTTCCAGAACGAGGTGCAGGTCGGCATGATCGGCATCAACGTGCCCATCCCCGTGCCGGTGGCGTATCACTCGTTCGGCGGGTGGAAGAAGAGCCTGTTCGGCGACGCCAAGGCGTACGGTGTGCACGGCTTCGACTTCTTCACCCGCGAGAAGGCCGTCACCAGCCGCTGGCTCGACCCCGCCACCCACGGCGGCATCAACCTCGGCTTCCCCCAGAACAGCTGA